A single Thermoanaerobacterium sp. RBIITD DNA region contains:
- a CDS encoding DUF1874 domain-containing protein, with product MRTILGNAFSLQMLDLQRKSNVEVTPLTLDEVKNLLSEGFVSAVGHQDTGALRLRDNPTLIR from the coding sequence ATGAGAACAATTTTAGGAAATGCTTTTTCTCTGCAAATGTTAGATTTACAGAGAAAATCTAATGTCGAGGTCACTCCTTTGACGTTGGATGAGGTTAAAAATCTTTTAAGTGAGGGCTTTGTTTCTGCTGTAGGACATCAAGACACAGGTGCGCTGCGTTTGCGCGATAATCCTACCCTGATAAGGTAG
- the ltrA gene encoding group II intron reverse transcriptase/maturase gives MHINSKVASEGQLKERLDLIYARSKEGRSFHGLYELAFNPVTIVTAIHNIKSNKGSYTPGVDKNNINYYLQMPYQELIELVQSTAKNYQPKPVRRIYIPKKNGKMRPLGIPTMLDRIIQECIRIVIEPICEAKFYPHSYGFRPYRATKHAIKDVVNNINSAKNDVPKYVIEGDIKGCFDNINHHILLNKCYRIGIHDKRILMLIKQMLKAGYIESDLKHITEIGTPQGGIISPLLANIYLNNFDWMVGRMYQEPKQQCQNVYTDRRRLKLHGVVPKYLVRYADDWIIMTTTEKEANRLLKYLRKYFRYKLKLELSEEKTVITDMTQRYIKFLGFLIQADYKRPTPDNPHPTKLVGKPRPDFKKVKEQVKTINKEISKLKDIPKELDRAIQIEKINSMIIGVVEYWKTGISSNTFSYIDDKIERCACRTFQKLYPKTYMEYKIELDKLSNRPQRHQGYKTKTFAVKIKDQYIGITKAFITHSQWLKYPFNQKMTPYTEEGRNLYLKQFDMKKKLPLNRPPLYDVDILVQHKNDKLYNFEYYMNREYAYNRDKGRCRICGKWLEKGDMECHHIQPQLKPDKANKVPNLTWLCEQCHHVVHGSPIPNSYTDRQKSKINKFRELLQASDSGDAKTCLRKGD, from the coding sequence ATGCATATAAACAGCAAGGTTGCAAGTGAAGGACAGCTTAAGGAAAGACTAGACTTAATTTATGCCAGAAGTAAAGAAGGACGATCATTCCATGGACTGTATGAGTTGGCTTTCAATCCAGTAACAATAGTTACTGCAATTCACAACATTAAGTCCAATAAAGGTTCCTATACACCTGGTGTGGATAAAAACAACATAAACTATTACTTGCAAATGCCATATCAGGAGCTAATAGAGCTCGTGCAAAGCACAGCTAAAAACTATCAACCAAAACCAGTCAGAAGGATATATATTCCGAAGAAAAATGGCAAAATGAGACCATTAGGTATTCCTACTATGTTAGACAGGATAATTCAAGAATGTATTCGAATAGTCATTGAGCCTATATGTGAAGCAAAATTCTACCCACACAGTTACGGTTTCAGACCATATAGAGCAACAAAACACGCCATAAAGGATGTTGTAAATAACATTAATTCAGCCAAAAATGATGTACCCAAATATGTAATAGAAGGTGATATTAAAGGCTGCTTTGACAACATAAATCATCACATCCTGCTAAACAAATGTTATCGCATAGGAATACATGACAAACGGATACTAATGCTAATCAAGCAAATGCTCAAGGCAGGTTATATAGAATCTGACCTTAAACATATAACAGAAATAGGAACACCCCAAGGCGGCATCATTTCACCATTATTGGCAAATATATATCTAAATAATTTTGACTGGATGGTCGGTAGAATGTATCAAGAACCAAAACAACAATGTCAAAATGTGTACACGGACAGAAGAAGGCTTAAGCTACATGGCGTGGTACCTAAATACCTAGTCAGATATGCCGATGACTGGATAATAATGACAACAACAGAAAAGGAAGCCAACAGACTGTTAAAATACCTCCGGAAATACTTCAGATACAAACTCAAATTGGAACTTTCCGAAGAAAAGACAGTTATAACAGACATGACACAAAGATACATTAAATTTTTAGGCTTCCTAATACAGGCAGACTATAAAAGACCTACACCAGACAATCCGCATCCAACCAAATTAGTAGGCAAACCCAGACCAGACTTCAAAAAAGTCAAGGAACAAGTCAAAACTATTAATAAAGAAATTAGCAAACTAAAAGACATTCCAAAAGAACTGGACAGAGCCATACAAATAGAAAAAATAAACTCCATGATTATAGGCGTAGTGGAGTATTGGAAAACAGGAATAAGCAGCAATACCTTCAGTTACATTGATGACAAAATAGAACGCTGTGCATGCCGAACATTCCAAAAACTCTATCCCAAAACGTATATGGAGTACAAGATTGAATTGGACAAACTCTCAAATAGACCGCAAAGACATCAAGGTTATAAGACTAAAACATTTGCGGTTAAAATTAAAGACCAATACATTGGCATTACTAAAGCCTTCATCACTCATAGCCAATGGCTAAAATATCCATTCAATCAAAAGATGACCCCATATACAGAAGAAGGCAGAAACTTATACCTAAAACAATTTGATATGAAAAAGAAACTGCCTTTGAATAGACCACCGCTCTATGATGTAGATATTCTAGTTCAACACAAAAATGACAAACTATATAATTTTGAATACTACATGAATAGAGAATATGCCTATAATCGAGACAAAGGCAGATGTAGAATATGTGGAAAATGGCTGGAAAAAGGCGACATGGAATGTCATCATATCCAACCGCAACTTAAACCTGACAAGGCAAATAAGGTACCTAATCTGACATGGCTGTGTGAACAATGCCATCATGTTGTACATGGAAGTCCAATTCCGAACAGCTACACAGACAGACAGAAATCTAAGATCAATAAATTTAGAGAATTATTGCAAGCAAGCGATAGCGGCGACGCTAAAACTTGTCTCCGTAAAGGCGACTAA
- a CDS encoding VWA-like domain-containing protein, with translation MTLPLQLQAARLKLAKERPYLASALWALQPVEFKKGTMAVDMYWRLYYDPKVVNTWTIDELAGVLYHEISHLLRQHNVRMKNFPKNIANIAADIEVNNDLIDEGVTMPKGIITRELFGLPDNLLAEEYAVLLMQIKQELRKKDQQNQDQQDQQNLQGQQGQDQQSLQDQQEQDSQEQDQQNLQDKQDKDQKSPLPGAGRCGSCATGQLEEWELPEGKGEQTGITETEAELIRRSVAVAIQEACRQRGSVPAHLKRWADKKLKPKINWRKELATAIKNTISNVAGCIDYSYSKPSRRPYKDIIMPSLRQPSVSVAVVIDTSGSVSDNMLSQALAEVDGILKSVGLKDGVHYIACDAEVHISKKITDIKHAELEGGGGTDMGVGIKAAMSLKPRPNVCIVLTDGYTPWPDTPPQKMKVIAGLLSEENATWQVPKWAKKVIIRAD, from the coding sequence ATGACACTTCCATTGCAATTACAGGCAGCACGTCTAAAACTGGCAAAGGAGAGACCGTATCTTGCAAGCGCCTTATGGGCACTTCAGCCAGTGGAATTTAAAAAAGGCACGATGGCGGTTGATATGTACTGGCGACTTTATTATGATCCTAAAGTCGTTAATACATGGACGATAGACGAACTTGCTGGAGTACTTTATCACGAAATAAGTCACCTCTTGAGGCAACACAATGTCCGTATGAAAAACTTTCCTAAAAACATAGCAAACATTGCAGCAGATATTGAAGTGAACAACGATCTAATAGATGAAGGAGTAACTATGCCAAAAGGCATTATAACACGTGAACTTTTTGGTTTGCCTGATAACTTGCTTGCGGAAGAATATGCTGTTTTGCTTATGCAAATAAAACAAGAACTACGAAAAAAAGACCAGCAAAACCAAGACCAGCAAGATCAACAAAACTTGCAAGGTCAGCAAGGACAAGACCAGCAAAGTTTACAAGATCAGCAAGAACAAGATTCACAAGAACAAGATCAACAAAACCTACAGGACAAACAAGACAAAGATCAAAAGTCTCCACTTCCAGGTGCAGGACGTTGCGGTTCATGTGCAACAGGACAACTAGAAGAATGGGAACTGCCTGAGGGAAAAGGAGAACAGACAGGCATTACAGAAACAGAAGCAGAACTTATACGCAGAAGCGTTGCAGTTGCAATTCAAGAAGCATGCAGGCAACGTGGTAGCGTACCTGCTCATCTAAAAAGATGGGCAGACAAGAAATTAAAACCTAAAATAAACTGGAGAAAAGAACTTGCCACTGCGATAAAAAACACTATATCAAACGTGGCAGGCTGCATTGATTATTCATATAGCAAACCTTCAAGGCGTCCATATAAGGATATTATAATGCCGTCTTTAAGGCAGCCTTCTGTGAGTGTAGCAGTTGTCATAGATACGTCAGGAAGTGTATCTGACAACATGCTTTCACAGGCACTTGCAGAAGTTGACGGAATATTAAAGTCGGTTGGTCTAAAAGATGGCGTTCATTATATTGCCTGTGATGCGGAAGTGCATATCAGTAAAAAGATCACTGATATTAAACATGCAGAACTTGAAGGCGGTGGAGGAACAGACATGGGAGTTGGCATTAAAGCTGCTATGAGTCTTAAGCCGAGACCAAACGTATGTATAGTCCTAACAGATGGATATACTCCGTGGCCAGATACACCTCCACAAAAAATGAAGGTCATTGCAGGTTTGCTGTCAGAAGAAAATGCAACATGGCAAGTACCTAAATGGGCTAAAAAAGTTATTATAAGGGCAGACTAA
- a CDS encoding DUF4314 domain-containing protein → MFFNSMFYDDTKAKVLRNMYPVGTKIKLIYMDDIQAPPVGTCGTVIGVDDLGNILVEWENGSSLSLLPDKDKFQVISKPNL, encoded by the coding sequence ATGTTTTTTAATAGTATGTTTTATGATGATACAAAAGCAAAAGTTTTAAGAAATATGTACCCTGTTGGGACAAAGATAAAATTAATCTACATGGATGATATACAGGCACCACCTGTTGGTACGTGTGGTACTGTAATTGGAGTAGATGATCTTGGCAATATATTAGTCGAATGGGAAAACGGAAGTAGCTTAAGTTTACTTCCTGACAAAGATAAATTTCAAGTAATTTCTAAACCTAATTTATAA
- a CDS encoding host-nuclease inhibitor Gam family protein: MMEDFIELEKEFLEETERQFNDDDGIHNDSYADWTIAKIKNLQADLERKKMFIKNKKAALDEWYEQQAKSINQDIAFYTSRLQQYFDSLDPSLLTKGKTQLSYSLPSGKLVKKFEKPEFRRNDEALLPWIEQNAPEYIKIKKDVDWAELKKKLNVNGNKAILSDTGEVVEGIAVENKPAEFKID; this comes from the coding sequence ATGATGGAAGATTTTATCGAGCTTGAAAAGGAGTTTTTAGAAGAAACTGAAAGACAATTTAATGATGATGACGGTATTCATAATGATAGTTATGCCGACTGGACTATCGCCAAAATTAAAAACCTTCAGGCAGACTTAGAAAGAAAAAAGATGTTTATCAAGAACAAAAAAGCAGCATTAGATGAGTGGTACGAACAGCAGGCAAAATCAATCAATCAGGATATTGCCTTCTACACATCACGCCTTCAGCAATACTTTGACAGTCTCGATCCATCACTGCTTACTAAAGGCAAAACGCAATTGTCTTATAGCCTGCCTTCAGGCAAGCTTGTTAAGAAATTTGAGAAGCCTGAATTTAGGCGTAATGACGAAGCTTTATTGCCGTGGATCGAACAAAATGCACCTGAATACATCAAAATCAAAAAAGACGTAGATTGGGCAGAATTGAAGAAAAAATTGAACGTGAATGGCAATAAAGCAATTCTGTCCGATACAGGCGAGGTTGTCGAAGGTATTGCTGTTGAAAATAAGCCTGCGGAATTTAAAATCGATTAA